In Nitrospiraceae bacterium, the following are encoded in one genomic region:
- a CDS encoding metal ABC transporter ATP-binding protein, translating to MTHPIIRFDHATFGFPGVVALEDLTLTIPESEFVGVIGPNGSGKTTLCRAVLGLMAPLSGSLRVLDCACEELRCHHRALIGYLPQKGMLDRNFPVTVLEAVMMGRYGALGLFRRPSSQDRAIALEALAHVGMDHHRDSALGALSGGQQQRVFIARALAQQPRILLLDEPTTGLDLTAQHGVVDLIQTLHRTLKLTILMITHDINMIRSRVDRLVLLKTRLFAAGPPQDVLKPEILSQVYGKELVITDKDFILVEDYHHHH from the coding sequence ATGACCCATCCCATTATCCGGTTCGACCATGCCACCTTCGGCTTTCCGGGGGTGGTCGCTCTCGAGGACCTCACGCTGACGATCCCCGAGTCGGAATTCGTCGGCGTCATCGGCCCCAACGGGTCGGGCAAGACGACCCTGTGCCGCGCAGTGTTGGGTCTGATGGCGCCGTTAAGCGGCTCCCTTCGCGTTCTGGACTGCGCCTGTGAGGAGTTGCGTTGCCACCACCGCGCGCTTATCGGGTATCTCCCGCAAAAAGGCATGCTCGACCGCAACTTTCCTGTCACGGTACTGGAAGCGGTCATGATGGGCCGTTACGGTGCGCTGGGACTCTTCCGCCGTCCGTCTTCGCAGGATCGTGCCATCGCATTGGAAGCACTGGCTCACGTCGGCATGGACCACCATCGCGATTCGGCGCTGGGGGCCTTGTCCGGAGGTCAACAGCAACGAGTCTTTATCGCCCGGGCGCTGGCGCAGCAACCGCGCATCCTGCTCCTCGACGAGCCGACGACCGGCCTCGATCTCACCGCGCAGCATGGCGTCGTTGATTTGATTCAAACGCTCCATAGGACCCTGAAGCTCACGATTCTGATGATCACCCACGACATCAACATGATCCGCTCACGCGTGGATCGGCTGGTGCTGCTGAAAACCAGACTGTTCGCCGCCGGCCCTCCGCAAGACGTGCTGAAGCCGGAGATTTTGAGCCAGGTATACGGCAAAGAACTGGTCATCACGGATAAAGATTTTATCCTCGTCGAGGACTATCACCACCATCATTGA
- a CDS encoding zinc ABC transporter substrate-binding protein, translating into MVLIQAFPPQPASASTPLNVVVTLPVLKDWVQQVGGPNVQVLSLMTGYENEHTYAPKPSDLVAVRKARLLFEVGAGLEVWVASLVKNAGNAGLKVVTTSRGIELIPDHQDAHEDGHHGHGGSGNPHMWLDPESATAMVRSIAEALIAADPDHSSEYRTRTDSYLRDLKQVQQETMERMRRVPHRRIIVHHPAWPYFAKRYDIQVAGTILIQPGGEPSPRHLSSLIATMKRDHVTVVVSESQLNQKVPQLLARETGARVVILTTLPGGLPGTETYLDMLRYNVVQLAEALERT; encoded by the coding sequence ATGGTTTTGATTCAGGCATTCCCACCGCAACCGGCTTCAGCTTCGACTCCTCTCAACGTCGTCGTCACACTCCCCGTCTTGAAGGACTGGGTCCAACAGGTCGGGGGCCCGAACGTGCAGGTCTTGTCGTTGATGACGGGCTATGAGAACGAACACACCTACGCACCCAAACCAAGCGACCTCGTCGCAGTCCGAAAGGCCAGGCTCTTATTTGAGGTGGGCGCAGGGCTTGAGGTATGGGTCGCGTCGCTCGTCAAGAACGCCGGAAACGCCGGGCTGAAAGTCGTCACCACGTCTCGAGGCATCGAGCTGATTCCCGATCACCAGGACGCCCATGAGGACGGGCACCACGGCCACGGGGGCTCCGGGAATCCTCACATGTGGCTGGACCCTGAATCCGCCACCGCCATGGTGCGGTCCATCGCCGAAGCGTTGATCGCGGCTGATCCCGACCATTCATCGGAGTATCGCACCCGCACCGACAGTTATCTTCGGGACTTGAAGCAGGTGCAGCAGGAAACGATGGAGCGCATGCGCCGCGTCCCGCACCGCCGGATCATCGTCCACCACCCAGCCTGGCCGTATTTCGCCAAGCGATACGACATCCAGGTGGCCGGCACGATCCTGATCCAACCGGGGGGAGAACCATCCCCGCGCCACCTTTCCTCATTGATCGCGACGATGAAGCGCGACCATGTGACGGTGGTGGTGTCGGAATCCCAGCTGAACCAGAAGGTTCCCCAACTCCTGGCGCGGGAAACAGGCGCCCGCGTCGTGATTCTCACCACCCTTCCTGGAGGGCTACCAGGGACCGAGACGTATCTCGACATGCTTCGCTATAATGTGGTCCAATTAGCCGAAGCTCTTGAACGGACATGA
- a CDS encoding anhydro-N-acetylmuramic acid kinase has protein sequence MKIVGLMSGTSADGIDAALVRITGGPDRPRVRPLGFVSIPYARGLQQRILSLSAKGQVAEICHMNALLGELFAKAALRVIAKSGYKPSEIDLIGSHGQTIHHLPKGIREPGVGLVRSTLQIAEATVIAERTGIPTMANFRARDLAVGGEGAPLVPYAHAVLFGHRNKGRLVVNIGGISNVTYIPPGADVDGISAFDTGPGNMVMDALVQEASRGTQSYDAGGRRARRGTVDRRLLAELMTHPYLGRRPPKSTGREDFGASFVRGFERRAWKIGLSMDDQLATCAAWTAEAIGTARRWIKGPIDEVIVGGGGVHNRAVMSDLARVFEGIPVKSFDDLGWDSKAFEATAFALLAHQTAHGRCTSVMQVTGARSPVLLGMLAPGATRRRRPWIHG, from the coding sequence ATGAAGATCGTTGGGCTCATGTCCGGTACGTCGGCTGACGGGATCGATGCCGCGCTGGTACGAATAACGGGTGGACCGGATCGGCCCCGCGTCCGCCCGCTCGGGTTTGTGTCCATCCCCTATGCTCGTGGACTGCAACAGAGAATCCTCTCCCTCTCGGCCAAGGGCCAGGTGGCGGAGATCTGCCATATGAACGCCTTGCTGGGGGAGCTTTTTGCAAAAGCGGCGCTTCGAGTCATCGCGAAATCCGGCTACAAACCGTCCGAGATCGATCTGATCGGCTCGCACGGTCAGACCATTCACCATTTGCCGAAAGGCATTCGCGAGCCCGGCGTCGGTCTGGTGCGATCGACCCTGCAAATCGCGGAGGCCACGGTGATCGCGGAGCGGACGGGAATCCCCACGATGGCGAATTTCCGCGCGCGGGACCTGGCGGTCGGTGGGGAAGGCGCTCCTCTGGTGCCCTATGCCCACGCGGTGCTCTTCGGTCATCGGAACAAGGGGCGCCTTGTGGTCAATATCGGGGGGATCAGCAATGTGACGTACATTCCGCCAGGTGCCGATGTGGACGGAATCTCTGCGTTCGACACGGGACCTGGAAATATGGTGATGGACGCGTTGGTTCAGGAAGCGAGCCGAGGCACGCAGTCCTACGACGCCGGGGGCCGTCGTGCTCGGCGGGGCACAGTCGATCGGCGGCTGCTTGCGGAACTCATGACTCATCCGTACCTAGGGCGGCGTCCGCCTAAGTCGACGGGACGAGAAGACTTCGGCGCCAGTTTTGTCCGAGGATTTGAGAGGCGCGCGTGGAAGATCGGGCTCTCGATGGATGATCAGTTGGCCACATGCGCCGCATGGACGGCGGAGGCGATCGGAACGGCACGCCGATGGATCAAGGGGCCGATCGATGAAGTCATCGTCGGGGGCGGGGGGGTCCACAATCGTGCGGTAATGAGCGATCTGGCGCGAGTCTTTGAGGGGATTCCCGTGAAGAGTTTCGACGACCTCGGCTGGGACAGCAAGGCATTTGAGGCCACGGCCTTCGCGCTCCTGGCCCATCAAACGGCTCATGGGCGTTGCACCAGTGTAATGCAGGTCACCGGCGCGCGTTCGCCGGTCTTGCTCGGGATGTTGGCTCCCGGCGCAACCAGGCGGCGTCGTCCCTGGATTCACGGCTAG
- a CDS encoding DUF2726 domain-containing protein: protein MDSIIPLIGAGTAVFLAALAWESFGRRPAATTAVSPLPAGVTFAAKPILTDREVQLYNMLRLAVEDRYLLFTQIPLWCLLDLKLPPGTPRNDLLRELALTRATFVLVHPGNRLVEKVVQVERESHEEQPEGARDAIFRSALQAAGVQLVRLREGDAYTVPGLVTALDLADPE, encoded by the coding sequence ATGGATTCCATCATTCCCCTGATCGGTGCCGGAACGGCGGTGTTTTTGGCGGCGTTGGCGTGGGAGAGTTTCGGTCGACGGCCGGCTGCGACCACGGCGGTGTCCCCGCTCCCCGCTGGAGTGACGTTCGCAGCGAAACCGATTCTCACCGACCGTGAAGTACAGCTCTACAATATGCTGCGGCTTGCAGTCGAGGACCGGTACCTGCTGTTTACGCAGATTCCGCTTTGGTGCCTCTTGGACCTGAAGTTGCCGCCCGGCACTCCGAGGAATGATCTGCTGCGCGAGCTGGCGCTGACACGCGCGACCTTCGTGTTGGTGCATCCCGGCAATCGCTTGGTTGAGAAGGTGGTTCAGGTGGAGCGGGAGAGCCATGAGGAGCAGCCGGAAGGGGCACGAGATGCGATCTTCCGATCAGCCTTGCAGGCCGCGGGAGTGCAACTCGTGCGACTTCGCGAGGGCGATGCCTATACGGTACCCGGACTAGTCACTGCGCTCGACCTTGCCGACCCGGAGTAG
- the ybgF gene encoding tol-pal system protein YbgF: protein MNWLRSTSRNRLLTQAFLSLLILGSLAPVSMGFAAQTQVADSSRRLYDRVMEEFRHKDYDAALEGFKLFLEIHGQSALAANAQYWIGECQYRTGRYKDALGSFYNVISYYPLSQKHAASTLKIGQIYARQGNREKASLMFERVADQYPDSAEAEVARKALDAASAKGDAGAPE from the coding sequence ATGAACTGGCTAAGATCAACGTCCCGCAATCGCCTTCTAACCCAGGCATTCCTATCGCTCCTGATCCTCGGGAGTCTCGCTCCGGTTTCCATGGGATTCGCCGCCCAAACCCAGGTCGCGGACTCATCTCGCCGCCTGTACGATCGCGTCATGGAAGAATTTCGCCATAAGGACTATGACGCGGCCTTGGAGGGATTCAAGCTGTTCCTTGAAATCCACGGGCAATCGGCGCTGGCCGCCAACGCGCAATATTGGATCGGCGAATGCCAGTACCGCACCGGGCGATACAAAGACGCCTTGGGATCCTTCTACAACGTCATTTCCTACTATCCGCTGAGCCAGAAGCACGCAGCCTCGACACTGAAGATCGGACAGATTTACGCCAGACAGGGTAACCGCGAGAAGGCCAGCCTTATGTTCGAGCGCGTGGCGGATCAGTATCCGGACAGCGCGGAAGCTGAGGTCGCTCGCAAAGCCCTCGACGCAGCGTCAGCCAAGGGTGACGCGGGTGCGCCGGAGTAA
- a CDS encoding right-handed parallel beta-helix repeat-containing protein: MERSPDHPSFRAMREPLLEPPSNPKGGRTLVVDAKDPHAYLLPSEALKDATEADQVFVRPGVYEDKVFVADQPVRLIGAGRDHVQVFCRRSGPLYLQRVPSGLISGITFRYVGSDQHSAMNLLDSQCIVTECRAMEGLLSGVVIYGPEARGTFIDNEVCYNRESGIFVFAGAQPRVAQNACFGNHHFGMAVRDPGSHPEFVRNHCLDNMLSGMLLFHHAEALLLNNVCRNNQHWGIVMTPECRPTPPREDLAGANELTPNPRGPIIVTEQPLVDIGR, encoded by the coding sequence ATGGAACGTTCGCCGGACCACCCTTCATTCCGTGCCATGAGAGAGCCGCTTCTCGAGCCACCGTCCAATCCAAAAGGCGGGCGCACTCTGGTGGTCGACGCGAAGGATCCGCACGCCTATCTCCTGCCGAGCGAGGCGCTGAAGGACGCAACGGAGGCTGACCAGGTGTTCGTGCGTCCCGGTGTCTATGAGGACAAGGTGTTCGTGGCTGATCAGCCGGTACGGTTGATCGGAGCCGGGCGTGACCATGTGCAGGTCTTCTGCCGCCGGAGCGGACCGTTGTATCTCCAGCGGGTGCCTTCGGGACTCATCAGCGGCATCACGTTTCGGTATGTGGGCAGCGACCAACATTCGGCAATGAATCTTCTGGATTCGCAATGCATCGTGACGGAATGCCGGGCGATGGAGGGGCTGCTCTCAGGAGTGGTGATCTATGGACCCGAGGCACGCGGGACCTTCATCGATAATGAGGTGTGCTACAACCGGGAATCCGGGATCTTTGTCTTTGCCGGCGCACAGCCGCGCGTTGCGCAGAATGCGTGTTTCGGCAACCACCACTTCGGCATGGCGGTCCGCGATCCGGGGAGTCACCCCGAGTTCGTTCGCAACCACTGTCTCGACAATATGCTGAGTGGCATGTTGCTGTTCCATCATGCGGAAGCGCTGCTACTGAACAACGTCTGCCGGAACAATCAACATTGGGGCATAGTGATGACCCCGGAGTGCCGTCCCACCCCGCCAAGAGAAGATCTCGCCGGTGCGAACGAATTGACCCCGAATCCTCGTGGCCCGATCATTGTGACCGAGCAGCCTCTGGTCGACATCGGGCGCTAG
- a CDS encoding GGDEF domain-containing response regulator: protein MTQPSRPTIKVLLVEDNPVDAQLTQDLLEEWAADHFAVTHAPVLAEGLALLGRDRFDVVLLDLSLPDTHGLGTVTQVLATGPGVPVVVLSGHDDHPLALQAVQRGAQDYLVKGQGGGDVLARSILYAIERKRAQERLTYLAQYDQLTGLVNRTLFRDRLIHAMARSKRKDQPLAILLLDLDRFKAVNDTLGHDVGDQLLTMVSERLKTCVREVDTVARMGGDEFTAILEGVSGESDVTVVAKRIVDSLSTPFELGPHRVSIGVSIGITLYPLDDQNIDGLLKHADAAMYGAKQRGGSGFQFHSIAGAQH, encoded by the coding sequence ATGACGCAGCCTTCGCGCCCCACGATCAAAGTCCTGCTCGTGGAAGACAATCCCGTCGATGCGCAATTGACCCAAGATTTGTTGGAGGAGTGGGCGGCCGACCACTTTGCGGTCACCCACGCACCGGTCCTCGCCGAAGGTTTGGCGCTGCTGGGACGTGACCGCTTCGACGTCGTCCTCCTCGACCTGTCGTTGCCCGACACGCATGGTCTCGGCACCGTGACGCAGGTGTTGGCGACGGGACCAGGCGTTCCGGTCGTCGTGCTGAGCGGCCACGACGATCATCCGCTCGCCTTGCAGGCCGTTCAGCGTGGGGCGCAGGACTACTTAGTGAAGGGCCAGGGCGGTGGCGATGTGCTCGCCCGATCGATTCTTTACGCCATTGAACGCAAACGCGCGCAAGAGCGATTGACCTATCTGGCTCAATACGACCAACTGACCGGCTTGGTCAACCGCACCCTGTTCCGAGACCGTCTGATCCATGCTATGGCCCGCAGCAAACGCAAGGATCAGCCACTGGCCATCCTCCTGCTGGACCTCGATCGGTTCAAAGCTGTCAATGACACGCTGGGGCACGACGTCGGAGATCAGCTGCTCACGATGGTATCGGAACGCCTGAAGACTTGTGTGCGCGAGGTCGACACGGTCGCTCGCATGGGCGGCGATGAGTTCACGGCAATCCTGGAAGGTGTGTCGGGAGAATCGGATGTGACGGTGGTCGCAAAGCGGATCGTCGATTCCTTGTCGACCCCCTTCGAACTCGGGCCCCATCGCGTGTCGATCGGAGTCAGCATCGGCATTACGCTCTACCCGCTGGACGACCAGAACATCGATGGATTGCTCAAGCACGCGGATGCCGCCATGTATGGGGCCAAGCAGCGGGGAGGAAGCGGCTTCCAGTTCCACAGCATCGCGGGTGCGCAACACTAG
- a CDS encoding lytic transglycosylase domain-containing protein gives MMTVRAGQGSHEIDPMREVEGHADQGRTDRQPVVWAAPLAMLGMMALADPAQAGNEIYESLGPGGTLEMTNVPVDDRFEPAMPKVRRLRARASAEEVELAVERHAWQFKLHPALLLAVIKAESDFNPTVISPSGAIGLMQLIPETAIRHGVRNLYDTDDNIRGGARHLRYLLDRFNGNVRLAVAAYNAGERRVERYHAIPPYRETRDYVRKVMIYYKSFRGHYQANPGRAVVLAIQHQPLQLQSLVMADVSRPNRGAVGK, from the coding sequence ATGATGACTGTTCGAGCGGGACAAGGATCTCATGAAATCGACCCTATGCGAGAAGTGGAGGGCCACGCGGATCAAGGTCGGACTGACCGCCAACCAGTTGTGTGGGCCGCGCCGTTGGCAATGTTGGGGATGATGGCTCTTGCCGACCCGGCTCAGGCCGGGAACGAGATCTACGAATCCCTTGGGCCCGGCGGGACATTGGAAATGACGAATGTCCCGGTAGACGATCGTTTTGAACCGGCTATGCCAAAGGTCCGCCGATTGCGCGCCCGAGCCTCTGCCGAGGAGGTGGAATTGGCGGTAGAACGCCATGCGTGGCAATTCAAGCTGCATCCCGCACTACTCTTGGCGGTAATTAAGGCCGAATCCGATTTCAATCCGACCGTAATTTCACCGTCGGGAGCCATTGGGTTGATGCAGTTGATTCCGGAGACCGCGATCCGGCACGGCGTGCGGAATCTTTACGACACCGACGACAACATTCGTGGCGGGGCACGGCACCTGCGCTACTTACTCGACCGATTCAACGGGAACGTGCGGTTGGCTGTCGCGGCCTACAATGCGGGGGAGCGGCGGGTGGAACGCTATCATGCGATTCCTCCCTACCGGGAGACCCGCGACTATGTTAGGAAAGTCATGATCTACTACAAGAGTTTCCGGGGGCATTATCAAGCTAATCCCGGCCGTGCTGTCGTGCTGGCGATTCAGCACCAACCGCTTCAGCTGCAATCGCTCGTCATGGCCGATGTATCCCGTCCCAACCGAGGGGCCGTAGGAAAGTAA
- the fmt gene encoding methionyl-tRNA formyltransferase, protein MRIVFMGTPEFAVPSLEALLASPHQVVGVVTQPDRPKGRGQDVVDSPIKQICLREHIPFLQPTKMKDPAFLEALRAWQPDIITVTAFGRILPPAVLNLPPNGCVNVHGSLLPKYRGAGPVQWAIIRGEQETGITTMLMDEGMDTGAMLLQEAIPIEPDDTAGTLAPRLAKIGGRLLVETLRQLEAGTLIPRQQDHAQATMAPILKKEDGAVDWTLSAVDIGNRIRGLSPWPGAYTDCNGERWSLWRVAVRSEAAGGPPGTVTGVTKEAVDVATGGGTIRLVEIQPANSRRMTMAQYLAGHRLVLGTILGNALKPKG, encoded by the coding sequence ATGCGAATCGTTTTCATGGGCACACCTGAGTTCGCCGTTCCGTCCCTTGAGGCGCTGCTTGCCTCACCACATCAGGTGGTCGGCGTCGTCACACAGCCCGACCGTCCCAAGGGGCGCGGGCAGGACGTTGTCGATTCACCCATCAAGCAGATCTGTCTCAGAGAGCACATCCCGTTTCTCCAGCCGACGAAAATGAAAGACCCCGCATTTCTGGAGGCGTTGCGCGCGTGGCAGCCGGACATCATTACGGTGACCGCGTTCGGTCGCATTTTGCCTCCGGCGGTGTTGAACCTTCCGCCCAATGGCTGTGTGAACGTTCATGGATCGTTGCTCCCGAAATACCGGGGAGCCGGTCCGGTTCAATGGGCCATCATTCGCGGCGAGCAGGAAACCGGGATCACAACCATGCTTATGGACGAAGGCATGGATACCGGTGCGATGTTGTTGCAGGAGGCCATCCCTATCGAACCGGATGACACAGCCGGGACATTAGCCCCCAGGCTGGCGAAGATCGGCGGACGGCTATTGGTTGAAACCTTGCGGCAATTGGAAGCCGGCACGTTGATACCGCGGCAGCAGGACCATGCCCAGGCTACAATGGCGCCGATCTTGAAAAAAGAAGACGGCGCGGTGGATTGGACCTTAAGCGCCGTTGACATCGGCAATCGCATTCGAGGACTTTCTCCATGGCCTGGGGCCTATACGGATTGCAACGGCGAGCGATGGAGCCTGTGGCGCGTGGCCGTTCGGTCGGAGGCGGCCGGTGGGCCGCCCGGCACAGTCACGGGTGTGACCAAAGAGGCGGTCGATGTCGCGACCGGTGGGGGAACCATTCGCTTGGTGGAGATTCAGCCGGCGAATAGTCGCCGCATGACGATGGCCCAATACCTGGCAGGCCATCGTCTTGTGCTCGGCACGATCCTCGGCAATGCGCTCAAACCGAAAGGCTAG
- the rsmB gene encoding 16S rRNA (cytosine(967)-C(5))-methyltransferase RsmB, translating to MTADQAPGRPSRQNPSGRSSAFRLLLSAEKGGELVDDAFDRTAARDQLDARERSLMVELVRGVFRHRGTLDWRLGLVADRPIRKLPLVVQTALRLGAYQILHLDKIPESAAVNESVRLVKMQAKRVGRDWSGFVNAVLRALIRTPAVSWPSADQDPVAAWSVRYSCPAWVVERWISHGGRERAEALCRASVESPPLTLRANTLRCTRQALLDRLAEHQIDAVATAVSPVGVRLASPCAVTELPGYAEGWFYVEDEAAQLVPPLLDVRPGERVLDACAAPGGKATHLAALMENQGTIVAVDRAAPRLDKVMENCRRLGVSVVRPVVADLRQLGGDRHKTGEFKAPFDRILLDAPCSGLGVLRRHPEGKWFKSEATIAQHAVLQSELLSVAYRLLRPGGALVYSTCSAEPEETESVVENFCQLHRDVQPEPLVPYLPEVGVSLVTSRGGLSTMVNPFHMDAFYAARLRRSS from the coding sequence ATGACTGCCGACCAAGCTCCTGGGCGCCCATCCCGACAGAATCCTTCAGGACGGTCATCCGCATTTCGGCTGCTCCTTTCCGCGGAGAAGGGGGGGGAGCTCGTCGACGACGCGTTCGACCGCACGGCAGCGCGAGATCAGCTTGATGCCCGGGAGCGAAGCCTCATGGTGGAACTGGTTCGAGGGGTCTTTCGCCACCGCGGGACATTGGATTGGCGGTTGGGACTGGTCGCAGACCGGCCGATTAGGAAACTGCCGCTCGTTGTGCAAACGGCGTTGCGTCTCGGCGCCTATCAGATTCTCCATCTCGACAAGATCCCCGAATCGGCGGCCGTGAACGAATCGGTCCGTCTTGTGAAGATGCAAGCCAAGCGAGTCGGGAGGGACTGGAGTGGATTTGTGAATGCCGTGTTACGGGCGTTGATCAGGACGCCGGCTGTATCATGGCCGTCAGCCGATCAGGACCCTGTTGCTGCCTGGTCCGTACGCTATTCCTGTCCTGCTTGGGTGGTCGAGCGGTGGATATCGCACGGGGGGCGAGAGCGGGCGGAGGCACTCTGTCGTGCGAGTGTGGAGAGTCCGCCGCTGACGCTCCGAGCCAATACATTGCGCTGCACGAGGCAGGCGCTGCTCGATCGGCTGGCAGAACATCAGATCGACGCGGTTGCCACGGCCGTGAGTCCTGTGGGTGTTCGACTGGCGAGTCCCTGCGCGGTCACGGAGCTGCCGGGCTATGCTGAGGGCTGGTTCTATGTCGAGGATGAAGCGGCTCAACTTGTTCCTCCCTTACTTGACGTGAGACCCGGAGAACGAGTGCTCGATGCCTGCGCCGCGCCGGGAGGGAAGGCAACCCATCTGGCTGCGCTGATGGAAAATCAAGGTACGATAGTCGCGGTCGACCGCGCAGCGCCGCGTCTGGACAAGGTCATGGAAAATTGTCGGCGGTTGGGCGTGTCAGTCGTAAGGCCCGTGGTCGCCGACCTCCGCCAACTCGGAGGCGACCGTCACAAGACAGGCGAGTTCAAGGCACCCTTCGATCGCATTCTTTTGGATGCACCCTGCAGTGGGTTGGGAGTGTTACGTCGGCATCCGGAGGGCAAGTGGTTCAAGAGCGAAGCGACCATCGCTCAACATGCCGTGCTTCAGAGTGAACTCCTGAGCGTGGCCTACCGTCTATTGCGGCCTGGTGGGGCGTTAGTCTATAGTACCTGCTCGGCTGAGCCGGAAGAAACGGAATCGGTCGTCGAGAATTTTTGTCAATTACATCGCGATGTTCAGCCGGAGCCGCTGGTGCCGTATCTACCGGAGGTCGGTGTATCCCTCGTGACCTCTCGGGGGGGCCTCTCCACCATGGTCAACCCGTTTCACATGGATGCCTTCTACGCTGCTCGTTTACGGAGGAGTAGTTAA
- a CDS encoding ribulose-phosphate 3-epimerase, with protein MSGRQTLIAPSILSADFVRLAEEVGRVERGGADWLHIDVMDGHFVPNLTVGPPIVEALRRVTTLPLDVHLMMTNPDEYIEAFAQAGANYLTVHVEACTHLHRTLQSIKERNVKAGVSLNPATPVASLSEIIRDADLVLVMSVNPGFGGQKFIPSVLDKIRRVRELIDRTQSRTLLEVDGGVKPENAAEVISAGADVIVSGSAVFCSPDYAAAIAALRSGRETAAPTSSTIGARR; from the coding sequence ATGTCGGGCCGTCAGACTCTGATCGCGCCGTCTATTCTGTCCGCCGACTTCGTCCGCCTGGCCGAGGAAGTCGGGCGTGTTGAACGAGGTGGTGCCGATTGGTTGCACATCGATGTCATGGATGGACACTTTGTCCCGAACCTGACTGTCGGTCCTCCAATCGTGGAAGCATTGCGCAGGGTGACGACGCTGCCGTTGGACGTGCACCTGATGATGACGAATCCTGATGAGTACATCGAAGCATTCGCGCAGGCAGGAGCCAACTATCTGACCGTGCATGTCGAAGCGTGCACGCACCTTCATCGCACGCTCCAATCGATCAAAGAACGGAACGTGAAGGCCGGCGTGAGCCTCAATCCGGCCACTCCGGTCGCGTCGCTATCGGAAATCATCAGGGATGCGGATCTGGTGCTTGTGATGTCGGTGAATCCCGGGTTCGGCGGGCAGAAATTCATTCCCTCGGTATTGGACAAGATCCGACGAGTGCGTGAACTCATCGATCGGACCCAGAGCCGGACCTTGCTTGAAGTCGACGGCGGCGTCAAACCGGAGAATGCCGCTGAAGTCATTTCCGCCGGGGCGGATGTCATAGTCTCCGGCTCGGCAGTATTTTGCAGCCCCGATTATGCCGCCGCGATCGCCGCCCTTCGTTCCGGGAGGGAGACGGCAGCGCCAACTTCTTCCACGATAGGTGCCCGCCGATAG